Within Phaenicophaeus curvirostris isolate KB17595 chromosome 7, BPBGC_Pcur_1.0, whole genome shotgun sequence, the genomic segment CATCACTGCTGCGCTTTGCTCAGTTCATCAAAGTTCATTCTTCATTAATGTCAGTGATTCTTACCATAATGCCATTGATATGGCACATAACAGCTGTAGAGCGGCAGGGTTATTTGGCAATTAACATCTTACAGTTTGATTCACTGGCTCTTCTCACCCAAAAATCAAATTTCCTGCTGGATTGCAGAACATTTCATGTTCATGGATAACCTGTGCAGCAGTGTCCATAATCAAGTCCACCTATTGATCATGTGCCCATCTATAAGTTGTGTTTTTTCCTTGATGGCCTGAAGTGTCATGAGCCCAGGGAGCTAAAAATAATTCACCTCTATGCTCCCAGTCCAGATCCACGCAAATCACTTCAAGCCTAGCAGCCTCATCCACCTGCTGGTTGATGTTCTTCAGTGGCCCAGCTCTTGGGTACGCGGGCATCTACCTGACACACTTTTACATTTAGATTCTCTAGCTAGTCAGTTCTATCCTGCCACAACGTGGCAGCTCAGATGGGTTTGCTCTACTCTGCTAGTTGCTCTGCTTCTGTGGCTGTAGCCACCCCTATAAGGCATTTGCCACCATCCATGAGTCAGAACAGAGACAGAGCACTGCCCATTTTTCTCAATCAGCCAGCTGGATGGCTTTCACTTCTGCAAATTGACTTGATGCAGCAAGCTTCTGCTCCTTGTTGCACAGGACTCCGTAGCGCAGCCTTCCACCTCCAGTGTTTCCCACAATGCGACAGCACCCATCTGTCAGCAGAGCATACAGCTTCTTATTTTCTGCTAGCTTATTATACAGTGGGGCCTCTTCTGAACACGTCATCTCCTCTGCAACATTCTGAAATCTTTGCTTCCTGGCTACTCTGTGATCACTTCCAAAATTCCTGGGCAACTGGAGTTTCCTATTTGAGCCCATTGTGTGAGCCTATTtgagcctcaagctccgccaggggaggtttaggctggaattttaatttaaaaaattaggaaaaaatttttcacagaaagggtcattgggcactggaacaggctgcccagggagggggttgagtcaccttccctggaggtgtttaagggacgggtggacgaggtgctcaggggcatggtttagtgtttgataggaatggttggacttgatgatccagtgggtctcttccaacctggtgattctatgattctatgattagcttACTCCATGTAGCATCAGCTCATGATGCATAGAGGGGACCCTTCCTTTGAACATCCAGCCCAGCACCGGCAGTCAGGGTGCTAGGAGGAGCTGCGCTTCAGTACCAACTACTTTTGAAGCAGCTCAAACTCCTTCATATGCTGCCAATATCTCTTTTTCAGTAGGAGCATAGCAGGCCTTGGGTCCTCTGTATCCCTGACTTCAGAGCTCTAAGGGTCAGCCTCAAGTCTCCCCTGGTGCTTTCTGCCAGGGACTCCAGGTGGTGGAGTCCATTCTCCGCAGCTGTGGTGGAGTGCACATTTTTAACATCTTGTCCTGCTTGGACTGGCCCAAGGGCTACTGCATCAACTATTTCCTGTGTAATTTCTTCAAAGGCTTGTGGTTGTTCTGGGCctcatttaaaatctttcttcttctggGTCATTTCATAGAGAGGGTTTACAGTTAGACTGTGATTTGGAATATCCAAAACCAagcaacaccaaaaaaaccttgtgtttcttttttgctgGTTGATGGGGAcataggtgatttttttttttcccctaaaaactGGATCTCCTCTCCAGGTCCCTTGACCTTGCTTCATTTTATGGCAAAACTGGCTTTCAGAAGGATTTGAACTGTTTTCTCCGCTTTCTCAGAAATGTCTTTGACTGTGTTTCCCCATACAATGGTGTTGTCAATGTATTGCAGGTGTTCTGGAGCTTCACCTTATTCCAATGCAGTCTGGATCAGTCCATGGAAATGGTAGGGCTGTTTCCATCCCTGGGGCACTTAAATCCAGGTGTACTGGACCACCCTCCAAGTGAAAGCAAACTGTGCCTTGCACTTTGCAGCCAAAGAGGATGATAAAGACACATTAGCAATACCAATTGTGGCACAACACTTGGGTGCCTCTGACTCTGGTTCATGTTGAAGTTCTAACATGTCCAGCAGAATTCCCTCTATGAAGAGTGAAAGTATGCAGGCATGGAGTAGAACATATCCTTGAATTGCTAGAACTCTTGGGAGAGTTTCTTCACCATATCCCTAAACAAGACCTGAAACACATTCAGGAGGCACAGCAATAAAATCATGCTGACTTGAACATCTCAAGGCTATTAGAACTTCTCAAGAGCTGTTATAACCCGCCTGAAGATGAATGGGAAGGTGAAAAAGCAGGGGAAAAGTATCCACCTCTGTCCTCCCCAGAGACTGTGTGTGATTATTAATAAATTCCCAgagaccatagaatcatagaatcatagaataaccaggttggaagagacccaccagatcatcgagtccaaccattcctatcaaacactaaaccatgccccttagcacctcgtccacccgtggaTGCCACCTGAGGCGTGGACGTGACATGAATGCCACATACAGATACCAGCTTAACCTTATGACCAGTGATGTTATTGTATCATAAACCAATATTACACACTATAGCAAAATTATGATCCTGATCCCTCTCTCAGGCACAATAAACAGCACTGCAGGGAACATACACTGCATGTAAAGATTTAATATAATGCAACCCTGTGAACAAATAATACAACACTGTGTCCAGCAACTATTCAAGTAATAAAATGATTGTTTATAACAAATTTGTTTTAAGACACTCTGGTCAGATCTGTCATTATCTCCACCCTCTGAGCCCCACATTGTGCACCAGAAAAGACTGTCATGGTTTAACACCAAGTGGCAACTAAGTACCATGTGGCTGCTTGCTCACTTCTTCCTGCGACcctgtggtgggatggggagaagaaCTGAAAAGTAAAAAGGTAAAACTCGTGGGTTGGGATAAGGACATTTTAGTAGAACagcaaagggagagaaaataataagaGTTAATAATAACAGTTAATAATAACTGTGGGACAAAAGAGCTTCTGATTTCAGTGGCAGTTCTTAAAGCTAAAGTAATTCTTGCTAACATAGGTATTGGAAGGGATATGTTGAGCCACTCAGTCTGCTTCCAAGCAGTTTATCTTATCATCTCTTTCACAAGCTTAAGAAGCTCCAGGAGTTTTGACCAGCCGTTCCTCCCCAGGCCCATGCTCATTAACgatactgtatttttaatggCCTCTCCAGTAGTCTGTACAGTCTAAAGTACAGAAAGGCTTTCAAACACTAGAGGCAAGATGTATTCAATGATTTTGGGAACAACTCTGTACCTCTTCAGGTAGCAAAAGATCACTCTGAAACTGCATCAGAAGGCAGGATAATTGTAAGAGGTGACAACTTGGAAGACTGCATAACAATTTTTGGGTGACAGCCACGGTTTTTATAACCATAGAACCTtttgggtggaaaagacctttgagactgattccaaccatacctgcccacctcactacaatctccttttgGCTGGTTGTAGAAtgtgataaggtcttccctcagcctcctttcctccaggctaaacaaccccagttccttcagccacctctcataaggcttgatctccagccccttcagccacctctcataagacttgatctccagacccttcaccatctctgttgcccttctctggacacatcccagcacctcaatgtccttcttgtagtcaggggcccaaaactgaacacaggatttgaggtgcagcctcaccaatgccaagtacaaGGAAACAATCACTTctttggtcctgctggccatggtgTTTCTGAtgcaggccaagatgccattgaccttcttggcctcATGGGCACAATACTGGCTTATATTCAGCTGGCTATAGAAACCTATCCCAGCCAAAATgcgttttctttttcatttcccacCAGTCGGCTCAGATGCCCAGTCACCCCGAAGTGGTATTACCCAATATTGTTTGCTCTGAACACTCAGGGGGcagagcaaatattttaaacaacagcaaagacaattGTCACTTATTTTTAGCAGTATCATCAGGGTGAAATAAGTTCAAAGGTTAAAATACTTGCATTGTGAAACAAGATCAGTCCAGATGAGGACTGAGGAATTTTGACAGAAGGGCAGTTGCCCACTGAGGGCACCCTCGTCGTGCTTTTTAGTGAAACAGAAAACTTAACTTTGCAAGGCTGAAAAGTCTGTTTTGGGCCTTAAGCAGCACACCAGTAAAGATCCGTTAAATCTGTGCTAGGGATGTTGCACCTTCACATATGCTTGGTAAGAGcaagcaaaacataaaaaaaaaccctccaaggAAAACAACCTCCCCTTTCCAGCTTATCTCTAATTGCACTGGGCGCCAATCAACTAGTTTCTCTATGCAAGAACTAATAGCAGAAGCGTGATAGAAGGAACTCTCTTATCAGGGATGCAAGTTAACATTTATTATTGCCATATCCAAAGTCCAGATTCCATCCTGCACACTCTGCAAACTCAGCAAGCCAGGCCCGAGTGTGTGCGTGCCAGCTGGCCTCTGACCTCCTGCATGTTGGGCTTGTTTCAGCCCATGTCAAGCCCTGCGAGGATCAGGATGTTGATGTCCTTTCTTTGATCTAATACAGAGGAAATAGCAGCAACTCCCTGAACGCGTGTCAGAACAATCCTCTGTTTTGCAGCCTTGCCCAGGCATCAAAAGCATCTGTTCCTCCATCAAGAGTACCTTGTTGCAGACAGGGCATTGGTTCTGAAGTTATATTTGAGGCTTGCTGCTGCAGTTTGAGATGCCAAGGCTCTATACCTTAATGATTCTCTGTTTTTACCGCTTTATTAGTTTAGTAAAAGCAATTACCTCTGCTTACAAATCTGTTTATAGGTATCTTTAAACCACCAATGTCCTAGCATGACTGCTGCCAAAGACATTTGGGTCTTTGTTTCTGCCTCAGTGCCTTTTGTACAGTCTCTCACTGCATAGCTGTAACTTCCACAACTTGAATTTTTCAGTTTACTCCCGAGATGCAGCTGATTGCCAAAGTGTAGCTTCATGCCAAAGGGCAAGCTAAATAGCAAGATCAGTCATTACTTTCCCAAGGAAGGTGAAGCTGCAAGCAGGAAGACACTGTTACTACAGTAAAAATGAAGCACCCAAAGAAAGACATCTACGGTAGAGATCGCAGCCACTTGTACAGACTGGCAAATCGCATTATTTATAACTACACAACAACATATAAAAGCCCAGCCAAGATCAAGCTCTCTCTGGGATAAGCACTATGCATGCAGTGATATTTTCCTAATGCCAGACAGGTATGAAAAAGGAGAGCAGTGTAACGTAGGGAGAATAAATTCCAATGAGGGCTAGGATGCAGAAATTGTTACTCCCACCCACTCTTTAGACAGAACCCAATTCCACTGTTTTAACCATCAAAAATTCTAATACCACCTGTTTTGACAGAAAGCACGTTAGTAAAGCATGGCATGCTCACGGTACATCAGCTTCCAGCAAACAAGGAGAAGTGGAAGCATTTGCCAGTATGAGCTACACTTTGCTACAGGCTGGCAGAATCCCCCAGGGACAACCAGCTTCACAAAATACAGCTGCGAAGATAAAGCTGGCTGTGGAATTTAGGGCTGGCAAAGAGTTAAAATCATCTCTTAAACTGAACATCTGCTCTTACCCTTCTTTTGCAAGGTAAATGTAATTAACAATCTCAAATAAGTAAAAGAGGAttcaaaggaggcaaaaccCTCAGGTGATTATAGGACTTAACCAGAACAATGGTGAAGAAGAAGAATAGGCAACATTTTTCTTATGAGAATGGGGAACCTTCTTTATCCTAACACATTCTGAAGTGTGAACAAGCAGCTCTAAGAGCATGCCCCATTAAAAGTAGCAAAGGAGAGTTATCATTTTTGAAAGCATGCAAGGtaaaaatcacctccctctctTACCAGTGGCATACAAAAATACACTCTAGATAACACAGACAGGAAAGCCTGTGTAACCTAGTACAGACCTATGTATTTACCTATACAGAAATGAATTGTTTTATCCCTATGTGTTCCTACAAATCAACTGCTTATCTGGAGTCAGTTTGATTTGAGGTCCTCACCTGTTCAGATGCTAACCAGCACAGCAGGAACTAGAATACCTTATTCCCATGTAAGACTGCAACTTCATTCTCACATGCTCTATGCTTGAATAGTTTAGcatcacattttaaaagcaaagcctCCCTtttcagcatctccagctccaACAGCTGACACACTAGGCAGACCAAAACAGGTAAAAGCCAACTAGAGACAGTCACAACTGTGGGTTTTGTATAGAACTTGGGCTGATGGTCACTTCAAGTCTTCTTATTTGAACAGCTGTGTAAGCTTAAGCCAATTTACACTTGATTCACCGCTCACTGTAGCCTCAGTACAAGGCAACACCAGTGCTCGGTGTTAACAGCAATACAGGATCAATGGCATCAACTACTCTGTAGaatcttttctttcacaggGATGGTTTTGCATCCAGCTGCTGAGTATTTGCCTTCTCTCCAGAACCCCAACATTGCTGTTGGGGAATAACATCTCCAGGAACTGTTTAATTAGTCAACAATTTGACAATTGTTGACTAAGTCTCTGAAAGGCCCAGGCAACAAATATCAAGCACCTTGTTCTGGGTATACACAGCATTAGACCTAGCCACTTCACAATTATCTGTGTGGTGCTCCAGCTTTTGTGGGTTGCCATTTATCTGcatgggaaaggagggaaagtaGTACCGCACATCCCAGGTTTGGCTGGACACAAGTCTGCGCTTGGAGAAACAGATTACAGAGCCCCCTCTAGCGGCACAATGACTGCGCCTCACACAGCTGTCAAACACTTCAACAGGGCAATTTAGGGATGAGCTCAGAATACTCTCCAAGGGACGACCACCACACCAGCTCAAGTACCAAATACACTTTAATGAGTTCCATATTTTGTTCCCAGAAGGAGTTTTTAACGTGTCAGTACATTAGGCTGGTACACAACTTCCGCTGGACTACAGGCATGAGGAGAACCGATTAGAATATTCTAGGtatgtaaaattattttctgaaatcgGGTTTCCACAGTATTAGAAATAAGGCATGTTTCAGGCAAGTGGCTGCTATGTCCAGTCCTCAGATGCCATATTTGCCCTTTAGTTCTTCCACTTTTGCTATGTAAGCTTTCATTGCATCTTCTTTGGACATTCCTGAAAGACAGAACACGGGATGCAGTCAGATACCTTTTACATCCAAGTCACAACTTCAGGCTGCAGCATGGAGCAGCACGCtaccagaaagcaaagaagcTAAGGAGGTCACCTGGCTGTGAATCGAGCATTAACGTTTTAAACAAACGTGTTCAGCAATCATGAGGAAACAGTGCTTTGAAGCAAAGCCATGCTTCCATAAACAGCAACTAACTAAACTTTAGAGTGTGTTAGTTCCATAAAGTCATTCACAGTTATTTCAGGAAAGCTATTCAATCAACTTAGACTGCATTTAGATGTAGTGCTGGTTCCTTAAAACACctgaaaaatcccattttcaTAGATTAGACCACTTATTTGGCTCTTCATTTAGAGCTGAGAGCCCCATTGCATCTTCTAgtgagggaagatttagaagaAACACAGTAACTGGAGGGACAGCTCAGTTTCTGGGGTACCAGGCTAGGATCTGGAAAAGAGATTCAGGTTCCTGCTGCAGTGACATTTGTCCTTTGTGTAACATCTTGGACTTGTTGGGCATTTCACACCTTAATTCCCTTTCAGACAGGCCACATTTTTGGGATTACTTCTGCCTTGCAGAGGTAATCAAAAGTAAGAGTTTATTATCATGGAACACCAAACTCTTAGAACTCTTGTCTTACAAGGTGacacttttatttcttgctgAAACACATACAATTTTCTGATGAGTTTGACTGTGgtgttatttattaatttttaagcagATGTTTACCTTTCAATGCATTCCAGGCATCccattttgctttgcctttgaaGTCCAGCATACCAGGGCGGTCTAAGAAAGACAGGATGAGCAGCAGAATTAGTTGGTGTGGTCTAGGTGTAGtaactgggaactgggattgtttagcctgaacaagaggaggctgaggggacaccttatCACTCTTTataaccacctgaaaggagattatagtgagatgggtgctggtctcttctcccaagtaagaagtgataggacaagaggaaatgtcctcaagttgcaccaggggaggtttagattagatagtaggaaaaattcctttattGCAAGAGtaatgaagcattggaacaggctgcccaggaaagtggtggagtcaccatccctggaggcgttcaaaaCGCGCGTAGACCTACTCTTTTCCTGAAGGCTATTTAGCTCTTAACTATGATAAAATACAGAACTTCACCTCTGCAGTTATAACTTACTAACCTGTAGCCAGGAGATCACCTCTGATGCTGAAGGGAGCATGCTGGAATGCTATCAGCGGCATCAGAGATATTCGCTATCAAGCTCCCTTAAGACTGCAGCATTTGAGCAGAAGAGCACCAAATAGcataatttggttttattatACTTTCTGAAGACACTGCTGTCACATGACGGCTATCTGATTAAAGAACATCATCAGCTGTAAAGTAAAGCAGAAATGCCCTAAGGTCCATTACATGCAGAGACATGAAATCAGAAGAGCATACAGCTTAAAACTCATTATTGCCAAGTTAATGGTATGTTTCTAACATACAGTTCTTCATTTGTTCTGCCATCAGGGTTATAAGCACTGAATTCTAACTTGCTTCATTATAGGCCATGTTGCGGccaaacagagaagaaatgaatGAGATATGGAGGGGTTATACTTTACCTAAAGTACCCTCTGTGATTTTACTTCTCTGTCTTCTTAAAGGCAGTTCTTAGTATTAACAAATGGAACTAGACAGTAGCATGCACATCAGCCACAAAAGCCTCTTGCGCTGCTGGCATGGGAATGTGACCTGCAGAACTAGTTGGCAGCTCCACTTCTCTCCAACAAAAAGTCCTATTAGCTCACGCTTACACAGACTGCTTTTCTAGCCAGCTACTGTTGGCTACTGCTTCACAAGAACACAGTGACttacagaaatgctgctgtatTAACAGCTTTATAGCACTATTTTACCTTGGAAATGTTAACAATTCTAAGGTCCAGCCACACTAAAAGGATCATATCTGAAAACCAGAATAGgttcttttctccctctgtgctgtcTGTCTTGGGAAAAGGAGACTCCAAGCACCCATACTCACCATTTCCCAAACACCTCACTGCCAGCTTTGAATTCAGTAAACACCCAGCAACCGGGTCAGGAGGCCAGCCCTCCAAACAAATgacctttttcctttctaattcTAGCTACTGACGTGTTACACAAGGTCAACAGAGGTGCAGCTTCATTCTCAATGCTCTTCCTAGCTTGAGCTGCCAGTGACATAAGCGTAGCAACAGAAGTAGCAGTACAGACTTTGCATAGTGTACCTACAGAGATATTTCTGCTTCAGTGTTCCAAGGTGTAGTATTTAATGGCAGCTCCTATAAAAGTTCCTCCTGTTACACACATCCgcatcttttccttctgtttcagtttCCAATACTATTTTTAGCTGCCAATCCTGTTCCAACAAACTGCACCCCTCCACTCCCCAGCAAAGCATTGCGATTCCACACTTGTATAGTTTGCCCTGCTGTTAAAGCCAACTTAACTGAGAAGTGTTTGCATTAAAGCAGAATTCCTTGACCTAAGCAGGTCCTTACTGACCGAGGTCTCCGAGAAGCTGGACGTGAATTGCCAATGTGCACtttcagcccagaaggccaactatatcctgggctgcatcaaaagaagcatggccagcaggtcaagggacgGGACTCTGcgcctctactctgctctggggagacttaACCTGGAATACTGCGTCCAGCTccagagccctcagcacaggaaagatgtgggcctgttggagcaggtccagaggagggccactaaaatgatcaaaggcctggaacacctaCCCTGTGAAGAGGGGctgagagttgtggttgttcagcttggagaagggaagactccacggagaccttattgcagcctttcaatacttaaagcgggcttataagaaagttagggaaaaacttttttagcagggcctgtaccAATAGGACAAagtgtaatggttttaaactaaaagagaattA encodes:
- the DBI gene encoding acyl-CoA-binding protein: MTEAAFQKAAEEVKQLKSQPTDQEMLDVYSHYKQATVGDVNTDRPGMLDFKGKAKWDAWNALKGMSKEDAMKAYIAKVEELKGKYGI